One region of Zingiber officinale cultivar Zhangliang chromosome 7B, Zo_v1.1, whole genome shotgun sequence genomic DNA includes:
- the LOC122004877 gene encoding pentatricopeptide repeat-containing protein At2g13600-like yields MQSIDAMPIQPDSSVWGALIAACRKFRNLELDSKVAQKLFRIEPHNSDNYVLFSNMYASHGMLEEAKEIRRLMQFNGVRKETGCSIKQDVCFHMINRTMLQSRYIRDVREVEGVGEGKSSMG; encoded by the exons ATGCAATCCATTGATGCAATGCCAATACAGCCTGATTCATCTGTGTGGGGTGCTTTGATTGCAGCTTGTAGGAAGTTTAGGAACTTAGAACTCGACAGCAAAGTGGCACAAAAGCTCTTCAGGATCGAACCCCATAACTCCGACAACTATGTATTGTTTTCAAACATGTATGCATCCCATGGAATGTTGGAAGAAGCTAAAGAGATCAGGAGACTGATGCAATTCAATGGGGTGAGGAAGGAGACTGGATGCAGCATCAAACAAGATGTTTGTTTTCACATGATTAATCGCACCATGCTACAGAGCAGATATATACGAGATGTTAGGGAGGTTGAAGGAGTTGGTGAAGGCAAAAG TTCCATGGGCTAA